DNA sequence from the Corynebacterium yudongzhengii genome:
GAAGCTCTCCCCCAAGTGCTCGGTGGCCTTCGGCAGGATCTCGACGAAAGACACCAGCACCATCACGCCAGCAGAAAAGCCCAGCGCGGCGGCCAAGAACCCGGGGCCCGGACGGCGGTGCGCCACGCCGATGGCGCCGCCGATGCCCGTGGACAACCCCGCGAGCAGCGTCAGGCCGAATGCCAGGAGGATGGTCGGCAGGTCGTAGTCGAAAGTCATGAAAAGATCCTGATACGAGTTTTCAACAAAAGTGACCGTAGCAGACGGCGACTACGGTCAAGGGCATGAGCGAAAACAAACACTTCGAGATTAAGGTTCCCGGCGGAAAACTCGTCATTGCGGACATCACCACCGACGGCTCCACCATCACCGACGCCCGCATCTCCGGCGACTTCTTCCTCGAACCTGACGCCGCCTACGAGGCGCTGACCTCCGCCCTCGTCGGCGCCGGCGTCCACGAAGATACCGACCAACTCACCCAGCGTCTCGACGCCGCCTTATCCACCATCGAACCCGCCGCCGAGCTGCATGGCTTCACGACGCGCGACGTAGCCGTCGTCACCCGGCGCGCCGTGACAGGCGCCACCGACTTCACCGACCACCGCTTCGAGGTCATCCACTCCCCCGTGCTGCCGACGCCCATGAACGTCGCGCTCGACGAAGTGCTCACCCGCCAAGTCGCCGCCGGCGAGCGCGGACCGACCCTACGGCTGTGGGAATGGGAGGACAATGCCGTGGTCATCGGCTCTTTCCAGTCCTACGTCAACGAAATCGACGACGACGGCGTACGCAAACACGACATGACCGTGGTGCGGCGCATCTCCGGCGGCGGGGCCATGTTCATGGAGGGCGGCAACTGCGTGACCTACTCCCTGTACGTGCCCGAATCGATGACGCGGGGTTTAAGTTACGCCGATAGCTACCAGTACCTCGACGACTGGGTGCTCGCCGCCTTAAAGGCGCAGGGGGTCAACGCCTGGTACGTCCCGCTCAACGACATCACCTCCGACAGCGGCAAGATCGGCGGCGCGGCGCAAAAGCGCAACGGCAATGCGGTGCTGCACCACGTCACCATGAGCTACGACATCGACGCCGACAAGATGGCCGAGGTGCTTCGCGTGGGGAAGGTCAAGCTCGCCTCCAAGGGGCTGCGCAGCGCGAAGAAGCGCGTCGATCCCCTGCGGCGACAGATCGGCGCGCCGCGCGAGGACGTGATCGCCGGGCTGATCGATACGTTCTGCTCGCGTTACGACACCCAGCTCTCCTCCCTCACCGAGAGCGACCTGGCCGCAGCCGAAGAGCTGGTCGAGCAGAAGTTCGGACGCGAGGAGTGGACGAAGAGGGTGCGGTGAGCGTTTTTGCGGCTGCTTGGGCGTTTTGGCTGGGTTCGTTTTGGCTGGTTTCGTTTTGGCTGGTCAGGGGGTTGGGCGGGCGGGGTTTTGCGTCTGGGTCGAAAGGAATCGGTCGAAAAGAGGGCCGGTTTAGGGGTCCTTTCGACTTCGTGGGACTCCTTTCTGTCAGGGTGATTTCGACCAGCGCTAGCGCAACACAGGGAACCAACGCCCCCAGAAGCAGCACCCACGAAGCCCTAGCGCTCGTCCGGGTAGGTGCCGGTGTCGTAGTCAAAGTCGATGGGGTTGCCGTCTTCGTCGGTACGCTGATACCACTCAGTGTTGCGATCGGCGGTCGAGTCAAAACCCGTGCCAGCGGCGTACTCGTCGCCTTCGCTGGTGGGGCCGACATCGATCGAGAAGTTATCGCCATGCAGCCGCACGCCCTCGCGCACCGCGTTGGACAGCGCGCGACGCTCGAAGTTGTAGCGGATCACATAAGGATCGCTGCGCAGCTCGCGGACCAACGCGACACACATGCCGATGATGATGATCGCGAACGGCAGCGCGGTAATCGTGATGAAATTCTGCAGGCCCTGCAGGGCGTTTTCGCCACCTGCCAGCAAGATCACCACCGCAATGCCCGCCATGCACAGCGCCCAGAACGCGGTGATGATCCGCCGCGGGTTGGGGTTGCCCTTTTGCGACATCTGGGAGTTGACCAGGGACGCAGAATCCGCGGTAGTGATGAAGAAGATCGCCAGCATCACGATCACCAACGGAGCCATGATCTCGGTGCCCGGCAGCTCCTCGAGCACGATAAAGAAGATCTCCTCCGGCGCCGGCATGGATTCGGCCGTGTTGTCTGGGGCGATGAGTTGGCTGTCGCGCTGCATCCAGATGGCAGTGCCGCCGAGGATCGTAAACGCCGAGGTGATGATAGCCGATGGGATTAACAGCACCCCGAAGACGAACTGGCGGATGGTGCGCCCGCGCGAAATCTTGGCGACGAACACGCCCACGAAAGGCGCCCAGGACACCCACCAGGCCCAGTAGAAGGTGGTCCAGCCGGACAGGTAGTCCTGCATTTCTTCGCCTTCGCCCATGTTGGCGGCGAGCATCTCGGGCATGGAGCCGACGTAGTCGATGAGCACGGCCGGCAGCATGTTCGCCAAGAACGCGGTGGGGCCGAGCACAAAGAAGAACACGGCCAAGAAGACCGCGAGCCCGAGGTTGATGTTCGACAGCCACCGGATGCCGCGGGCCACGCCGGACACCGCGGAGGCGATCGTGCCGATCGTCAGGATCACGGTGATGACGATGGCGAACTGATTGCCGGCCGTCGACCAGCCGGAGACCACCTCCACGCCGGCGCCGATCTGCAGCGCACCCAAGCCCAGGGAGGCGGCGGTGCCGAAGAGCGTCGCGATGATCGCCAGCCCGTCGATCACCCGTGCCTGCCAAGAGCTCGACGAACGGTTGCCGAACAGCGGCATGAGGATCGAGCTCATGAGGGGGACGCGGCCTCGTCGGAAAGAAACATAAGCCACCGCAAGCCCGACGATCGCGTAGATCGCCCACGCGTTGATTGCCCAGTGCATCGTCGACTGCGCCATCGCTCCGCGCACCGCCTCCTGCGTGGCCGGCTCATAGGCGCCGGGCCGCGGCGAGAGGTAGTGACTCATCGGCTCGTAGGGGCCGAAGAAGATGATCGCGATGCCGATACCGGCGGCAAACAGCATCGCCGCCCACGACAGAGTGGAGTACTCAGGTTTTTCGTTATCGAGCCCGAGTGGCACCTTGCCATACTTCGACAGAGCAAGGATGAGCAGAAAGAACATCAAGCCCGTGGCCAGGATGGTGAAGATCCAGCCGAGGTTCACCATGGTCCATTCGAGCGCGATGCTCGAGTAGTCGAAGACTTGCTCCGGGTTAATCACACCCCACGCCACAAATGCCACGATCAGCAGGCCGACCACGAGGGTCAGAGGCTTATCGACGCCATAACGCACCCTCTGATCCTCAATCGACACTCCGGGAACCAGCGCCGGGTGGATCCGATGCGGATAGCGCATCGCCTCCACGAAATCGCGGGTGCCGCGACGCAGGTGCTTCTCTGCACTCTCCCGCAAACCCCGCTCCCGGGGTTGGTCCTCGGATGCGTCTTCCGAGCTCGACATCACGGTCCTGCCTCTCTGTAGTTATGCGTTCCGGTGGATCTGTACTCGAATCACTAAAGCACCTTCACCACAGCGACACATCCGATGTGACATAACCACCCCCGAATGGTGCTGTGTTCTACCAGGATTGACATATTTCACCATCGTCGCAGGTGGCAGGAGATATGCTGACATATCAGAATATATGTCGTTGCAGGTGGCAATGTTTCGCTAATATGCATGTCAATTTTCGTAGAACACAGCACCCCTGTCTTACCCGCAGCTAAAGCACGCGGGCTTGCGACAGGGGCATGGGTCAATGAGTCAGGAAAGATTCTGGACAACGGTGCGCCTATGCATACAACAGAGCATGTTTGATATGGTTGATAACTGTACGTGAAGTCCATATACAAGGAGAGAATTATTATGGCTAAGACATCTCGCGCTGCTGTTGCTGCTACTACCATTGCATTCGGTGGTCTCATGCTTGCTGCATGTAACGATTCCGCTGATGCTCCTGCTGAGGATGCTGGCAACACTGTAACTGACACTATTGTCACTGAGGCACCTGAGGAACCTATCAACGATGGTTCTGAGATGGATGGCATGGGTAACGATTCTGTCAATGGGGCTAACACTAATGATGGCATGAACGACATGGATGATGCTGTCAGCGGTGGCTCCGACAACGTTTCTCCTGGTGCTTCAGATGCAGAGGACAGCATGGCGAACTAATTGCCTTTCACTCACAAACACCCCTCTTCACCAGAGGGGTGTTTTTGCATGTTGCCATGTTTTTTTTAAAACATATGAAATGCATAGCAATTGCGCCCTGCTTCACTATGCAAAAAAGGGACGCGAATAGGATATGCACAAAGACTGCTGTGTTCTACGAAAATTGACATGCATATTAGCGAAACATTGCCACCTGCAACGACATATATGAAGCGTCCTGGGTTTAGTTCCTACCTCAGCTAAGGAAGGATTGAACTATTCCTAGAAAGTATTCCGTCGAGTTCAAGGAGAAGGCAGTCCATCAGATCATCGAAATGGTCCGCCTGGAGTCTTGCTCACTGCAACGCGCCTACACGCAGGTCGGTGAGCTGCTTGGAGTATCCCACCACACGTTGCGGGCTTGGTACCGTGACAGCGCCTGCGTACGCGATAATTCTGACGCTTCAGGCGGCGAAGAAATGGAAGAAGAACTCAGGCGTCTGCGTCGAGAAAACCGCGAACTGAAACGAGCAAACGGGATTCTTAAGACAGCCTCGGCTTTTTTCGCAGCGGAACTCGACCGACCCACGACCAAATGATCTCCTACATCGACGCGTACGAAGATCAATGTGGGGTCGAGGCCATCTGCAGAGTTCTAAAACAGGCAGATCGTGGATTCATCACCTCTCGTGGCTACCGCAAGGCGACCACTCGTGTTCCCAGCGCAAGGGCCTTAAGCGATAGCCTGCTCATCCCAGAGATACAGCGTGTGCATGCGGAGAATTTCTCGGTCTACGGCATCCGCAAAATGTGGCACGCGATGAACCGTGAAGGCTTTCATATCGGCCGCGACAAGACCGCACGTCTGATGAAACTCGCTGGCGTTTCTGGCCGCAGACGTGGGCGAAGCCCACTAACAACGATCAGCCCGAAGACACCGGATCATCGCCCGGACCTTGTGCGCCGAAACTTCCGTGCGCAGGCACCAGGCAGGCTTTGGGTTGCTGACATTACCTACGTTCGCACCCTGTCAGGATTCGCCTATACCGCGTTTGTCGTGGATGTATTCAGCCGAAAAATTGTTGGTGTCGCTACACGCTCGACAATGCGCACCGACGCGCTGCCGATGGAGGCTTTGGAGCATGCGTTAACGACTGCAGGGCGAATCCATGGAAACCAGCTAATTCACCACAGCGATCGGGGCAGCCAGTATGTGTCACTGAAGTATTCCACTGCGCTAGCTGAGTCAGGAATCCGCCCGAGTGTGGGAACAGTCGGCGATTCTTACGACAATGCACTAGCCGAAACAGTCAACGGTCTCTACAGGGCTGAACTGATTCATGCCCAGGGCCCGTGGACGTCGGTCGGAGAAGTCGAACTGGCCACCTTGCGGTGGGTGCATTGGTGGAACACTAAGCGATTTCACGAAGCATTGGACTACGCTACCCCACAGGAAATAGAAACCGAGTACTATCTCACCGAGCCCATCAACACAGGGCCGTAAAAGAAGCGGAACTAAACCCAGGACGCTTCAATATTCTGATATGTCAGCATATCTCCTGCCACCTGCGACGATGGTGAAATATGTCAATCCTGGTAGAACACAGCACCCGAATGGGGTTGCCCGCAAATCGTGGACACGTAGTGGAGCTACCTAGTGGTCAGGCAGCTATTTCTTTTCTGCTAGTGGTTGAACCGGTGAGGTTTTCAAAGTCGACGGGGCTTGCCATACCGAGTGCGGAGTGTCGGCGTCGACGGTTGTAGACGACTTCAATCCAGTAGGCAACGGCCTTGCGTGCGGCATCACGGGTCGTCCAGCGCTTACGGTCGTAGAATTCGGTTTTAAGCGTTGACCAAAATGACTCAGCCATCGCGTTATCGAAGCACACGCCAGTACGCCCCACGGACTGAGCAATGCCCAGGTTGCGGCAAACCTTCCAGAGCTTCTCGCTGGTGAATTGGGCTCCGCGGTCAGCGTGAAACACCAGCCCATCAGGAACGTCACCGCGCAGTGTATGCGCCATCCGCAGGGCCCGTTCGACCAGGCAGGTATCTTGAACGCTATCCATAGCCCAGCCCAGCACTCTGCGGGAATGGCCATCGCGGACCGCGCACAAGTACAACCAGCCTTCAGCAGTGCGCAGGTAGGTAATATCTGACATCCACACCCGGTTGAGCTCACCAGTATCAAACATGCGCTTGACCAGGTCAGGAAGCGTGGACTTACGCTTAGCTTGAATCGTTGTCACCGGGACAAAGGCCCACGGTGAAATCCCTTCAATGCCCATCATGCACATCCGTTTAGCCACAGTCTTACGGTTAAGCGCAATGTGGTAGCGCTCGGCAAGTTCTGCGGTGATCCGCGGAGCACCATAAACCTCATCGGAGTCTTTCCAAATCCGGTGAATCTTGCGGTCAGCATCATCGTAAAATGCCGCACGATAATCTTCACCGGATAGTCGCTTCTGCTGCGTATAGGCCCATTTGTAATATCCAGACCGAGACACTTTTGAAAGCCGTGCCATGCGCTTGATGCTGTAGTTCGCCTTCTCCTGCTGCATCAATTTGAATTTTTCTGCTCGCGTTGCTTCGCAGCGAAGAAGGCTGTCGCTTTTGACAAAAACTCATTATCCATCTTGGCTTCAGCCAGCTCCCGGCGCAGACGAGCAATCTCAGCACGAAGATCAGCCTCGCTCATCCCGTCTGATGCTCCTCGGCGCTCACGCTCGAGTTTGACCCACCGGCCTAAAAGCCCGGCGGAAACACCGATCTCCTTAGCCACATGAGCAATCGGGCGCCGCGACTCTATTACCAGGTTCGCGGCTTCCCGCCGATACTCCGGCGTGTATTTCTTGCGCTGTTGACTCACAATGAACATCCTTTCCTGCGGACACAAAATCCGCACAAATAGGGTGTCCACTAAACGAGGGTAACCTCACGAATGCGTCGGCGCGGAGTTTCTTGCCGACGCGCGGGTCAGCGATTCAAGTAACTACCGACGATCTTGGGGTTTCGGGGCCGAAAATCGGCTTATCGTCGGTAGTTACTTAAATCCCCGCCAAGCCCCCGCACTAGACTGAGGCGCATGCCTCTGCCTACCTATCCCCTCGCCCGCGGCACGCTCGAGATTCCGGCGAGCGAGGTCTCGCAGGCGAATGCGTGGCGCACCGGCCCCGGTGAGCTCGCTCTGCGCCTCTCGATCGCGGCCGGCGGGTGGAGCCTCGACGGCGGGCATGGTTACCTCGGTCTCCTCGATTCCTCGGTGACGCAGCGCTATCCGGATATGCTGCGCGTTTTCCGCTCCGGGATGGAGCCGGCCACCACGGGGCGCTTGCGGTTGCGCGAGGATGGCTCCGGCGCTCTCGACCTCGAGGTCGCGTTGCCGGCGCCGCCGTTTGTGGTGCCCGTCGGAAAGTTGGGCGAGGGTGTGGAGCTCGTCGACCAAGGCGCCCCGCTCGAGGTGGAGCTGCACGAGAAGTTCACCACGGCGTGCCAGGTGCTGGTGGAGATGCGGTTGGTCGGCAAGAATGTGGTGCTCATGCACGACGACGCGCTGCTCGGCGGGCTGGCCTTCTCCCCTCCCCCGCTGGTCGAGGCGCTCAAGCACCGCCGGCTCGGCGGGCGCGTGTTCGTCGCCGAGGGGATCGCCCGCCTGGACCTCGACACCGCGCTGCGCTCGCGGCCCTTAAGTCCCCTGGGCGCCCCGGAGCCGACGGTGCTCGCCCGTGATAACGCGGACGCATCGGAGGACGCCGTGTTCATCGCCGCCGATGACGCCTGGCTGGAGGCGGCGCGTGGTGGGCGGGTGGAACGTCGATAAGCGCCTACCCCCACCTACCCCCTGCTCCTTTTGTGATTGTTGAACAATCCCTACAATTCTGCACATCCCGTTCAGCATGACCCACGTCACTAAAAGTCAGGATGTGTGATGACCGACCAGTCTCAGCAGAAGCAGGGCATGACCGCTGCCAGTAGAACCGCCATGTTCGGCGCCATGTTCCTCATGGCGACTTCCGCTATTGGCCCCGGCTTCCTCACCCAGACCTCGGTGTTTACCGTGCAGATGGGGGCGGCCTTCGCGTTCGCGATCCTGGTGTCGCTGCTTGTCGACGTCGCCATCCAGCTCAACGTCTGGCGCGTCCTCGGTGTCTCAGGCTTGCGTGCCAATGAGCTCGGCAACCGGGTTATCCCCTTCCTCGGCTGGGTGATCGCCGCGTTCGTCTTCATTGGCGGCGCGGTGTTTAACATCGGCAACATCGCCGGCACGGGCCTCGGCATGAACGCGATGTTCGGCATCGACCCGCGCATCGGCGGCGCGGTCTCCGCCATCATCGCGCTGTTGATCTTCCTCTCGAAGCGGGCCGGGCTCGCGCTGGACCGCATCGTCGTGGGCCTGGGCGCCATCATGATCCTGCTTATGCTGTACGTGGCGATCGTCTCCGCGCCGCCGGTCGGCGAGGCACTCAAGCAGTCCGTGCTGCCGGATGAGGTCGACTTTTTGGTGATCACCACCCTGATCGGCGGCACCGTCGGCGGCTACATCACCTTCGCCGGCGCGCACCGCATGATCGACTCCGGGCTCTCCGGCCCCGAGCACGCCGGCCAGGTCTCCCGCGCCAGCATCCTCGGCATCATCGTCACCGGCATCATGCGCGTGCTGCTGTTTTTGGCGATCCTCGGCGTCGTCGCCACCGGCGCGACCCTGTCCCAGGACAACACCGCGGCCGACGCCTTCTACCACGCCGCCGGCGAGATCGGCCTGCGCATGTTCGGCGTCGTCCTCTGGGCCGCCGGCCTGACGTCGGTGATCGGCGCGTCGTACACCTCGATCACGTTCGTGACCACGCAAAAGACCGCCCCGCGCACCCGTAACCTGCTCACGGTCGCGTTCATCGTGGTCTGTGGCATCGCCTACCTCATCCTCAACCAGGCTCCGCAGGCGCTGCTCATCTTCGCTGGCGCCTTCAACGGCCTGATCCTGCCGGTCGGCTTCACGCTGATCCTCTGGGTGGCGCTGTTCCGCAAGGATTTGCTGCACGGCTACCGCTACCCCAAGTACCTGATCGTCTTGGGCCTCGTCGTCTGGGCCCTGACCATCTTCTTGGGCTGGAACTCGATCTCCGGCCTGTCCGAGCTCTGGCAGTAATACGCTCTAACAAGGAGGTCTTCATGAGCGCTGAACTTTCGCCTGCTGAGTACTCACCGAGCCAAGCCCGCGAATTCTTCCGCCACAACGTGCGGCCCAGCAGCGGATACGCCCACGGCTACGCGCAGGCCAACCTGCTGAGTATCCCCGCGCGCGACGCGTTCGACTTCCTCCTCTTCGCCCAGCGCAACCCGAAGCCCTGCCCGCTGCTCGGCGTGCTCGAGGCCGGTGAGGTCACCTCCCCGCTTCTCGACGGCCACGACATCCGCGACTGCCTGCCCAGCTACCGCGTCTTCCACCACGGCGAGCTGCACGGCACCTATGCCGACGTCCACGAACACTGGCGCGAGGACCTGGTGACCTTCCTCATCGGCTGCTCTTTTACCTTCGAATCCGCACTCATCGACAACGGGATCCGCGTCGCGCACATCGACCAGGGCTGCAACGTGCCGATGTATCGCACCACCCGCCCCACCACCCCGGCCGGGCGATTCTGTGGTCCTTTGGTGGTCTCCATGCGCCCGATCCCGGCGCATCAGGTCTCCGATGCGGTGCGGATTACCTCTCGTTACCCGGCGGTCCACGGCGCGCCGGTGCATATCGGCGATCCGGCCGCTTTAGGTATCGACGATCTCTCGGCCCCCGACTACGGCGATGCGGTGAAGCTTCACGACGGCGACGTCCCCGTCTTCTGGGCCTGCGGTGTCACCCCGCAGGCGGTGCTCGCCGCCTCCACGCCGGAGTTCGCGATCACCCACACCCCGGGCCACATGCTGGTGACCAATGCGCGCGATCTCGACTACCAGATTCCCTAAGAGCTAGTCCCCCGCCAGGATCTCGCAGACCCGCGCCGAGGTGGCTTGAAGCTGCTGGCGCATCTTCTCTGCGGCTTCTGCGCGCTGACCGGCGCCGATGAGCTCGGCGATGGCCTCGTTCTGCGCGATGTAGTCGGCGTGAAAGTCCGGTTCGACGCGCAAGACCTCGAGGAAGACCAGGCGCATGGTGGCCAAAAGCCTGCTCATCAGCTCGTCGAGTTCGCGCGATCCCAGCCCGGCGACCACCGCCCGGTGGAAGCGTTGGTTGGCAACGGCGACGGCGGGAAGGTCGCCGTCACCACGCGCCTTCTTGGCGCTTAACACCTGGGCGCGTAGCTCGCGGGCATCGAGGAACTCGCCGTGGGCAAGGCCGGCCGGCTCGATGACGAGGCGGGCGCGGTAGGTGTCGATGACGTCGTCGATACCCGGCTCGGCGATGAACACTCCCCGGTTGGGGATTTTGTGCACGAAGCCCTGGTTCATGAGCATGACGAAAGCCTCGCGCAGCGTGTTGCGCGAGACGTCGTACTCGGCGGCCAGGGCCACTTCGTTGAGTTTGGCGCCGGGATCATAGTCGCCGTCGGAGATCCGGCGGCGGATTTCGCGGGCCGTGTCAGTCACGAGCATGCTTAACAGTTAAGCACGCGCACAACCGATTAGTCCTCGTAGACGGCGAGCACCTGCCCCCGGGTGATCTTCTCGCCGGCTTCCACCCGCAGGCGGATGCGCCCGGCCTGCGGGGCGGTGACGGGGGTTTCCATCTTCATCGCCTCGGCGATCGCGACGGTCTGGCCCTCGGTGACCTCGGCGCCGTCCTCGACGCTCCAGGACACCAGCGAGCCGGCCAGCGGCGAGGTCACACCCTCGGCGTCGGCCTCCGCGTCTTCGGACGCGCCCTCGGCCGCGCTCGGCGCATTCGCGAAAGCGCCCAAAAGCCCGGTGGGGATGCCGACGGTGTGCAGGCGGCCGTCGATATCAATCGTCATGGTAGTGCGCTCGGTATAAGCCTGCTCGATGTCTTCGTAGCCCAAGGCCTCGCCGGGGGTGTATTCGGTATCGACCCAGTTGGTGTAGACCTTCAGCTCGTCGCCGGCGAAGGCCGGGTGCGCGAGCATGTCCCGGTGGAAAGGGATCACGGTGCGCACGCCGCGGACGGTGATCTCGTTGAGGGCGTCGGCGGCGCGGCGCAGGGCGGAGGCGCGGTCGCGGCCGCTGACAATAACCTTCGCGAGCATCGAGTCATACGCGCCCGGGATGACAGAACCGCTGACCACGCCGGAATCGGTCCGCACGCCAGGGCCGGTGGGGGCGGCGAACTCGGTGACCTCGCCCGGGTTCGGGATGAAGCCGTGGGAGACGTCCTCGGCGTTGATGCGGAACTCGAAGGCGTGGCCATGCGGGGTGGAATCCTCGTCGAAGGACAGCTTCTCACCGGCGGCGATGCGGAACTGCTCGGCGACGATGTCGATGCCGGTCACGGCCTCGGTGACGGGGTGTTCCACCTGCACGCGGGTGTTGACCTCCAAGAAGGAGACCGTGCCGTCTTCGGAGACGATGTATTCGACCGTGCCCGCCGAGACATAGTCGGCGGCCTCGCAGATGGCGCGGGCGCCCTCGATGATTGAGCGTTCCTGCTCTTCGCTCAAGAAAGGCGCCGGGGCTTCCTCGATGAGCTTCTGGTAGCGACGCTGCACCGAGCAATCGCGCGTACCGAGCACCCGCACGTTACCGTGCGTATCCGCCAGCACCTGGGCCTCGACGTGGCGGGGGTGGACCAAAAACTTCTCGACGAAGCACTCCGGGCGCCCAAACGCCTCTTGAGCCTCCCGGCCGGCGGAGGCGAAAGCGGCCTCGATCTCCTCGGCCTCCCAGACGACCTTGATGCCGCGTCCACCGCCGCCGTAGGCGGCCTTGATGGCGATCGGCAGGCCGTGAGCCTCCGCGAAGTCGCGGGCCTCCTGCCAGTCGTCGATGGGATCCGGGGTGCCCGGCGCGAGCGGGGCGCCGACCTTCTCGGCCAGCGCGCGGGCGCGCAGCTTATCGCCCAAGACCTCGATGGCCTCCGGCGTGGGCCCGATCCAGGTCATGCCGTTATCGGCCACCGCGCGGGCGAAGTCGGCGTTTTCGGACAGAAACCCGTAGCCCGGGTGGACGCTGTCGGCGTGGGCGCGGCGGGCGACGTCGAGAAGCGCCTCGATCGAGAGATAGGTCTCGGAGGTGGTCTCGCCGGGCAGGCGGTAGGCCTCGTCGGCAAGCCGGGCGTGCAGGGCGTCAGCGTCGTCGTCGGAGTAGACGGCGATGGTGCGAATGCCTAAGTCGCGGGCGGTACGGATGATGCGCACGGCGATCTCGCCGCGGTTGGCGATCAGACAGGAGGTGATCTGGGTGCTCATGGTTTAGTGCTCCTTCGGCGAGGTGGTCTCTGTCAGGGTGTCGGGATCGACGATCGTGAAGCTCACGGTATCTCCGGGGGCCAGCTGGGCGGCGATGTCGAGGTCTTCGGCAACGACCGTGGCGACGACGGGGTATCCGCCAGTCACGGCGTGATCGCGCAGGAAGACGACGGGCTCGCCGTTGGTGGGCACCTGGATGGCGCCGCCGACGATGCCCTCGCTGGCGAGCTCGCCGTCGCAGGCGCGCGTCAGGGTGGTGCCGTCCGCAGCTTGCAGGCGCAGGCCGACCCGGTTGGAGGCCTCGCTGACCTGCCATTCGCGGCTGGTCAGCGCGTCGGTGCCGCCAGCGATCCACTCGTCGCGCGGGCCGGCGACGCAGCGCAGGACCTTCTCGTCACGCTGCGGGTTGGGCACGGGCAGGCCGGGGTGTTTCGCCTGATCAGCAAGGCCTAAGGTGGCGCCGGGCCGCAGAGGTTTCGGGCCCAGGCCGGAAAGCACATCGGCGGAGC
Encoded proteins:
- a CDS encoding GntR family transcriptional regulator translates to MLVTDTAREIRRRISDGDYDPGAKLNEVALAAEYDVSRNTLREAFVMLMNQGFVHKIPNRGVFIAEPGIDDVIDTYRARLVIEPAGLAHGEFLDARELRAQVLSAKKARGDGDLPAVAVANQRFHRAVVAGLGSRELDELMSRLLATMRLVFLEVLRVEPDFHADYIAQNEAIAELIGAGQRAEAAEKMRQQLQATSARVCEILAGD
- a CDS encoding acetyl/propionyl/methylcrotonyl-CoA carboxylase subunit alpha; this encodes MSTQITSCLIANRGEIAVRIIRTARDLGIRTIAVYSDDDADALHARLADEAYRLPGETTSETYLSIEALLDVARRAHADSVHPGYGFLSENADFARAVADNGMTWIGPTPEAIEVLGDKLRARALAEKVGAPLAPGTPDPIDDWQEARDFAEAHGLPIAIKAAYGGGGRGIKVVWEAEEIEAAFASAGREAQEAFGRPECFVEKFLVHPRHVEAQVLADTHGNVRVLGTRDCSVQRRYQKLIEEAPAPFLSEEQERSIIEGARAICEAADYVSAGTVEYIVSEDGTVSFLEVNTRVQVEHPVTEAVTGIDIVAEQFRIAAGEKLSFDEDSTPHGHAFEFRINAEDVSHGFIPNPGEVTEFAAPTGPGVRTDSGVVSGSVIPGAYDSMLAKVIVSGRDRASALRRAADALNEITVRGVRTVIPFHRDMLAHPAFAGDELKVYTNWVDTEYTPGEALGYEDIEQAYTERTTMTIDIDGRLHTVGIPTGLLGAFANAPSAAEGASEDAEADAEGVTSPLAGSLVSWSVEDGAEVTEGQTVAIAEAMKMETPVTAPQAGRIRLRVEAGEKITRGQVLAVYED